A segment of the Moorena sp. SIOASIH genome:
ACTGTCAGGTGACCAAAAAAAAAGGATTTGGGACATTTATATAGCCGGGAAGTGGAAGGGAAAGTACCAGGAATTTAATACGAAAGAACCCTGGTATATTTTGACTAACTTTGATGATGTAGATACAGCTATTGTGGCCTACCAAAGACGATTTTCAATTGAGGAAGCGATGCAGCGCGGTCTTGGGGAGGCAGCGCGGTCTTGGGGGTTCCCCCCATGAGCGACTGCCGTGGTTTCCCCCATGAGCGACTGCATCAAGACAATGTTTAGAGATTTCAAGTCGGGAGGCTATAGTCTTGAAGGGTCTAAGCTCACAGGTGAGCATCTCTCAAAATTGATGATTGTTGTGGCGATTGCCTATACCAGTGCCATGATTCAAGGGCGACACATTAAGCAGATGGGAATTCAAAAATATGTAGTCAGGCCTGAAACTCAATCAAGTGGACAAAGGCGACATAGCGGTGCGACCCAAGGGCGATTTACTCGCCCATTGGAAAGCGCACCGTCTGCTTTTTATGTTGGCCAACATCAGCATTCGTGGCTTCGCTTAAGGGGATTGTGTCAACAAATAGTGGACGAACTTTTGCAAATTAACCGTCGTTGGCTCAACTATTACAAGAAGGGTGAGCGGGCTATACAGTTAGCACTGTCTACATTATAAGCTTTATGTCCCCCTGTCAGCCCATGGAGACAAAAATTATAAATCAAAAGATTTTTTAATAATTAGTTTGATTGATTACGTTGATATTAGTTATAATCGATTATTATTTGTTATGCTTTTTTAGGTATTTATCTAATCTGTTAACTATTGGCTAAAAAGCCAGGGCTATTTCATTCTAAATAGGTCTTTGAGTGTGTTAAGGCATTAACCAGCCCGACCCTGGGCTTGAGCCATATTTTGAAAACCATTGTCCCGATCTAAATTCAGAGGCAAAGTTGCGTGCCAGTGCCCAAAGAAGTACGCCTAGGTGGGGTACGAATCCGTGAAGCATCTTCCCCTTGAGTCACCGATACGGACATAATGCACTTTGTTCTCCACTCCCCAATAGCCTCGAATCCGTTTGGCAAAAGCGTCAGCCGTATCGATAAATGGGCCTTGCTCACCCAAGGAATGGTATAATAAAAAGAAAACCATGCAATGCCCTAATTGTCATAGTAACAAAACTCATAAATACGGTCATCATAGAGGAAAACAAAGATATAAATGTAACGACTGTGGGCGACAATTATTAGAATTTAAAAATCCTCGTGTTTACGACGAAAAAATTAAATCGATCTGCCTAAAAATGTATCTAAATGGCATGGGATTTAGAGGTATAGAAAGAGTAACTGGTGTTAGCCATACTACTATAATAAGTTGGGTAAAAAAAATTGGTTCAGAGTTACCAAATTTATCTTTAACCGAAGAAATACCCGAAGTAACTCAAATAGATGAGCTACAAACTTTTGTAAAAAAAATTTGGGTGTGGGACGAAACCTTAGGCTTTATGTAAAAATAACTTGAACATTTTTGCTCTTGGTGAGATAATGAAAATATATTCAATTTGATCAGGGGGTAACATCAGCCCTCATGCATATTACTCTATAAGGC
Coding sequences within it:
- a CDS encoding IS1 family transposase, with the translated sequence MQCPNCHSNKTHKYGHHRGKQRYKCNDCGRQLLEFKNPRVYDEKIKSICLKMYLNGMGFRGIERVTGVSHTTIISWVKKIGSELPNLSLTEEIPEVTQIDELQTFVKKIWVWDETLGFM